From Ascaphus truei isolate aAscTru1 chromosome 17, aAscTru1.hap1, whole genome shotgun sequence, the proteins below share one genomic window:
- the LOC142468161 gene encoding putative peptidyl-tRNA hydrolase 2: MTACTFLWVTLSYPWDSVITRKLTRNNNFYKMVFVVNMELPMGTGKIAAQVGHAAVGLYQLVLKESKTREMAYKWDEYGAKKVVLQGSSTIHLLELQALALSMNLPTYLVQDAGRTQIAAGSQTVLSIMGEEESVNKVTGKLKLLN; this comes from the exons ATGACAGCCTGCACATTTCTGTGGGTAACATTGTCATACCCCTGGGATTCTGTAATTACAAG GAAGCTGACGAGGAACAACAACTTTTACAAGATGGTGTTTGTGGTGAATATGGAGTTGCCCATGGGTACAGGAAag ATTGCTGCACAGGTGGGGCATGCAGCAGTTGGCTTGTATCAACTCGTGCTAAAGGAATCCAAGACCAGGGAGATGGCATATAAGTGGGATGAGTATGG GGCTAAAAAGGTTGTGCTTCAGGGTTCCAGTACCATTCACCTATTGGAGCTGCAAGCCTTGGCCTTGAGCATGAATTTACCCACTTACCTGGTGCAAGACGCAGGCAGGACCCAG ATTGCAGCTGGATCGCAGACTGTCCTCTCCATCATGGGCGAAGAAGAAAGTGTAAACAAGGTGACCGGGAAACTGAAGCTGCTGAACTGA